In the Streptomyces sp. BHT-5-2 genome, one interval contains:
- a CDS encoding AI-2E family transporter, which translates to MRNDSDQDRSGAEPGRPPHSPLLPIEARRAAAWCAAGLLVAAVLALGVWLCVELSAAVTPVLLALLGSGLLGPVYRRLVKMRLNRSLAAGLTCALLVIVVGGAGYVVVSALVDTGDQIVTSLKSAAEDLTRHFGVAGNSLSDLATNAKTLVTKFGSTAASGLLAGVSIVGQFIAAAVLALLLTFFFLRDSDKAVRALHDWAPRNSAPQLERMARRGFQSIEGFMRGTTFIALIDAVCITVGLLVLKVPGALGLGALVFVGAYIPYLGAFISGAVAILVAFADRGLVIALWALGVVLAVQVLEGHVLQPMIQSRTVQMHPAVVMLAITAGASVAGILGMLLSVPLTAAVSGVLHELRKHYAAGSGTDSSGPDDVAPGDSPTAPASS; encoded by the coding sequence GTGCGAAACGACTCGGATCAAGACCGGAGCGGTGCCGAGCCCGGCCGGCCGCCGCACTCCCCGCTGCTCCCGATCGAGGCCCGCCGCGCCGCGGCGTGGTGCGCGGCCGGACTGCTGGTCGCGGCGGTGCTGGCCCTCGGGGTGTGGCTCTGCGTCGAGTTGAGCGCCGCGGTCACGCCCGTCCTGCTGGCACTGCTCGGCAGCGGGCTGCTCGGTCCGGTGTACCGGCGGCTGGTGAAGATGCGGCTCAACCGCTCACTGGCGGCCGGGCTGACCTGCGCCCTTCTGGTGATCGTGGTCGGTGGTGCCGGCTACGTCGTGGTCAGCGCGCTGGTCGACACCGGGGACCAGATCGTCACCTCGCTCAAGAGCGCGGCGGAGGATCTGACCCGGCACTTCGGCGTGGCCGGGAACTCGCTCAGCGATCTGGCCACCAACGCGAAGACGCTGGTCACCAAGTTCGGCAGCACCGCGGCCTCCGGGCTGCTGGCCGGGGTGAGCATCGTCGGGCAGTTCATCGCCGCGGCGGTGCTGGCCCTGCTGCTGACGTTCTTCTTCCTGCGCGACTCGGACAAGGCGGTCCGCGCACTGCACGACTGGGCGCCGCGCAACTCGGCTCCGCAACTGGAACGGATGGCCCGCCGCGGCTTCCAGTCCATCGAGGGCTTTATGCGCGGCACCACCTTCATCGCGTTGATCGACGCCGTCTGCATCACCGTCGGCCTGCTCGTCCTGAAGGTCCCCGGGGCGCTCGGACTGGGCGCGCTGGTCTTCGTCGGCGCCTACATCCCCTACCTCGGCGCCTTCATCTCGGGCGCGGTGGCGATCCTGGTGGCCTTCGCGGACCGGGGCCTGGTGATCGCGCTCTGGGCGCTCGGGGTGGTCCTCGCCGTCCAGGTGCTGGAGGGCCATGTCCTCCAGCCGATGATCCAGAGTCGTACGGTGCAGATGCACCCGGCGGTCGTCATGCTGGCGATCACCGCCGGCGCGAGCGTCGCCGGCATCCTCGGCATGCTGCTGTCCGTCCCGCTGACCGCAGCCGTCTCCGGCGTCCTGCACGAACTGCGCAAGCATTACGCGGCGGGCTCGGGCACGGACTCCTCGGGGCCCGATGACGTCGCGCCGGGGGACTCCCCCACCGCCCCGGCGTCCTCGTAG
- the metG gene encoding methionine--tRNA ligase, with the protein MARHLITSALPYINGIKHLGNMVGSMLPADVYARYLRQRGHDVLYICATDEHGTPAELAAKDAGQSVAEFCAEQHDKQKAIYDGFGLQFDHFGRSSSRENVELTQHFARKLHENGFIEERAVRQVYSNADGRFLPDRYIIGTCPHCGYDKARGDQCENCTRVLDPTDLIDARSAISGSGDLEVRETKHLFLLQAKLQHEVEGWLEGNGSKEWPTLASSIAHKWLTEGLQDRAITRDLDWGVPVPADVWPELAAEGKVFYVWFDAPIEYIGSTKEWADQAPEERDWKSWWYEADDVRYTEFMAKDNVPFHSVMFPATQLGTREPWKRVDFLKAFNWLNYYGGKFSTSQQRGIFTDAALELLPADYWRYFLMAHAPESDDTSFTWELFSSSVNKDLADTLGNFVNRVLSFSRKRFGDEVPAGADAGAAEQKLGEEIAGLLAEYEGHMEALQFRKAAASLRALWSAGNSYLEEKAPWLEIKTDKDAAALTLRTAMNLIHLYSVVSEPFIPASAKAMRGAFALAGDTATWVSPEEARALASVPAGTPFTVPPVLFAKITEDDLAAYRERFGGDEG; encoded by the coding sequence ATGGCTCGACACCTCATCACCAGCGCCCTTCCGTACATCAACGGGATCAAGCACCTGGGCAACATGGTGGGGTCCATGCTCCCGGCCGATGTGTACGCCCGGTACCTGCGGCAGCGCGGTCATGACGTCCTCTACATCTGCGCGACCGACGAGCACGGCACGCCCGCCGAGCTGGCGGCGAAGGACGCCGGGCAGTCCGTCGCCGAGTTCTGTGCCGAGCAGCACGACAAGCAGAAGGCGATCTACGACGGCTTCGGTTTGCAGTTCGACCACTTCGGTCGGAGCTCGTCGCGGGAGAACGTCGAGCTGACCCAGCACTTCGCGCGCAAGCTGCACGAGAACGGCTTCATCGAAGAGCGTGCCGTCCGCCAGGTCTACTCCAACGCCGACGGCCGCTTCCTGCCCGACCGCTACATCATCGGCACCTGCCCGCACTGCGGCTACGACAAGGCCCGCGGCGACCAGTGCGAGAACTGCACCCGCGTCCTGGACCCGACGGACCTGATCGACGCCCGCTCGGCGATCAGCGGCAGTGGTGACCTGGAGGTGCGCGAGACCAAGCACCTCTTCCTGCTCCAGGCGAAGCTCCAGCACGAGGTCGAGGGCTGGCTGGAGGGCAACGGCAGCAAGGAGTGGCCGACCCTGGCGTCGTCCATCGCCCACAAGTGGCTGACCGAGGGCCTCCAGGACCGGGCGATCACCCGCGACCTGGACTGGGGCGTGCCGGTGCCCGCCGACGTGTGGCCGGAGCTGGCCGCGGAGGGCAAGGTCTTCTACGTCTGGTTCGACGCGCCGATCGAGTACATCGGCTCGACGAAGGAGTGGGCGGACCAGGCGCCGGAGGAGCGCGACTGGAAGTCGTGGTGGTACGAGGCCGACGACGTCCGCTACACGGAGTTCATGGCCAAGGACAACGTGCCGTTCCACAGCGTGATGTTCCCGGCGACCCAGCTGGGCACCCGCGAGCCGTGGAAGAGGGTCGACTTCCTCAAGGCGTTCAACTGGCTCAACTACTACGGCGGGAAGTTCTCCACGTCGCAGCAGCGCGGCATCTTCACCGACGCGGCGCTGGAGCTGCTGCCGGCCGACTACTGGCGCTACTTCCTGATGGCGCACGCCCCGGAGTCGGACGACACCTCCTTCACCTGGGAGCTGTTCTCGTCCTCGGTCAACAAGGACCTGGCCGACACCCTCGGCAACTTCGTCAACCGGGTGCTCTCGTTCTCGCGCAAGCGGTTCGGCGACGAGGTGCCGGCCGGCGCCGACGCCGGGGCCGCCGAGCAGAAGCTGGGCGAGGAGATCGCCGGGCTGCTCGCGGAGTACGAGGGCCACATGGAGGCGCTGCAGTTCCGCAAGGCGGCGGCCTCGCTGCGCGCCTTGTGGAGCGCCGGCAACTCCTACCTGGAGGAGAAGGCCCCCTGGCTGGAGATCAAGACGGACAAGGACGCGGCGGCGCTGACGCTGCGGACCGCGATGAACCTCATCCACCTCTACTCGGTGGTCTCCGAACCGTTCATCCCGGCGTCGGCGAAGGCCATGCGGGGCGCGTTCGCGCTGGCGGGCGACACCGCCACCTGGGTCTCGCCGGAGGAGGCCCGGGCGCTGGCGTCCGTGCCCGCCGGGACGCCGTTCACGGTGCCGCCGGTGCTCTTCGCCAAGATCACCGAGGACGACCTGGCGGCGTACCGGGAGCGGTTCGGCGGCGACGAGGGCTGA
- a CDS encoding SseB family protein, whose amino-acid sequence MYGYDQNAGAGQQYGAPPPPQQPAPGGYGEQPLYPEPSPPSLADAVRAFTTGSMSAEDFQGIFSTSKVYCPRGDNPGFLALHNTQQPVIPMFTSLKELRRYAGKESKYFVITGAEVLDLLPTGYGFVLDMEGDHRMVFDAKAVEQMVDFAMRRMYG is encoded by the coding sequence ATGTACGGCTACGACCAGAACGCGGGCGCCGGGCAGCAGTACGGAGCGCCGCCCCCGCCGCAGCAACCGGCCCCCGGAGGCTACGGCGAGCAGCCGCTGTATCCCGAGCCGTCCCCGCCCTCGCTCGCCGACGCGGTGCGGGCCTTCACGACCGGCTCGATGTCGGCCGAGGACTTCCAGGGCATCTTCTCGACCTCCAAGGTCTACTGCCCGCGCGGCGACAACCCCGGTTTCCTGGCGCTGCACAACACCCAGCAGCCGGTGATCCCGATGTTCACCTCGCTCAAGGAGCTGCGCCGGTACGCGGGCAAGGAGTCCAAGTACTTCGTGATCACCGGCGCCGAGGTGCTCGACCTGCTGCCGACCGGCTACGGCTTCGTCCTCGACATGGAGGGCGACCACCGGATGGTCTTCGACGCCAAGGCCGTGGAGCAGATGGTCGACTTCGCGATGCGCAGGATGTACGGCTAG
- a CDS encoding pirin family protein, with protein MPAVTVENPLTLPRVAAPAGARPRPVLAVTTAPSGFEGEGFPVRRAFAGVAYKHLDPFIMMDQMGEVEYAPGEPKGTPWHPHRGFETVTYLIDGTFVHRDSQGGGGVINDGDTQWMTAGSGLLHIEAPPESLVMSGGLFHGLQLWVNLPKSDKMMAPRYQDIGGGRVKLLTSADGGALLRLIAGDLDGHQGPGITHTPITMMHVTVNPGAEVTLPWRADFNGLAYALAGSGTAGAEGRPFHMGQAVVFGEGDALTIRADQSQESRTPNFEVVLLGGLPIREPMMHYGPFVMNTHAELAQAFEDFQAGRLGTIPADAL; from the coding sequence ATGCCCGCCGTGACCGTAGAGAATCCGCTGACCCTGCCGAGGGTGGCCGCACCCGCCGGGGCGCGACCCCGGCCCGTACTGGCCGTCACCACCGCCCCGAGCGGCTTCGAGGGCGAGGGCTTCCCGGTGCGCCGCGCCTTCGCCGGCGTCGCCTACAAGCACCTCGACCCGTTCATCATGATGGATCAGATGGGCGAGGTGGAGTACGCGCCCGGAGAGCCCAAGGGCACGCCCTGGCACCCGCACCGCGGCTTCGAGACCGTGACGTATCTGATCGACGGCACCTTTGTGCACCGTGACTCCCAGGGTGGTGGCGGCGTCATCAACGACGGCGACACCCAGTGGATGACGGCGGGCTCCGGGCTGCTGCACATCGAGGCGCCGCCGGAGTCGCTGGTCATGTCGGGCGGCCTCTTCCACGGCCTCCAGCTGTGGGTGAACCTCCCCAAGAGCGACAAGATGATGGCGCCGCGCTACCAGGACATCGGTGGTGGCCGGGTCAAGCTGCTGACCTCCGCCGACGGTGGTGCGCTGCTGCGGCTGATCGCCGGTGACCTCGACGGTCACCAGGGGCCGGGCATCACCCACACCCCCATCACGATGATGCATGTGACGGTGAACCCGGGGGCCGAGGTGACGCTGCCCTGGCGCGCGGACTTCAACGGCCTCGCCTATGCCCTGGCCGGAAGCGGCACGGCCGGCGCGGAGGGCCGCCCGTTCCACATGGGGCAGGCAGTCGTCTTCGGCGAGGGAGACGCGCTCACGATCCGGGCCGACCAGAGCCAGGAGTCGCGCACCCCCAACTTCGAGGTGGTGCTGCTGGGTGGGCTGCCGATCCGCGAGCCGATGATGCACTACGGCCCGTTCGTGATGAACACCCATGCCGAACTGGCCCAAGCCTTCGAGGACTTCCAGGCCGGGCGACTGGGAACGATTCCCGCCGACGCGCTTTGA
- a CDS encoding SpoIIE family protein phosphatase — protein sequence MRTEDLLAAVATGLWLWDNATGRVTLDAEAARLLGLPAEPAVLTEAAVRSRFHPVDFAEINGVVQLAVSEGTLAEARLRIVDERGQVLRTVRTRSRPRIVDGDFELVGTLQEVAEPQPGTSAARAPVTGDWRRSREAFLLDAGRALAEARSTAEVLRVAAGLSMPGFMPDGLAVFGIQGDRLTVIGHHGHLPDDGLPYSEMLLETDYPAAEVVRTGRAIYLPTREDYQRRYPATWPLAACFERTSWAYLPLVNAGRTIGAWMAGFAEPVAFTPDERSVLTTVARMLAQALARAGVQESQHELAVGLQRSMMPTVQPDIPGMAVAARYVPTGGGLEVGGDWYDMIPLPSGRIALVIGDVQGHDVRAAGLMGQLRIALRAYASEGHHPDAVLSRASRFLAGINETEFHGNGEDQRFATCLYIEVDPATGLLDVARAGHPDPAIRMADGAVIVRPTSGGLPLGIDPDSDYPTTRIVLEPGETMLVCTDGLIETGGHDLETGWGRLREVFETHGTGTAEAEGAGESLERLADALVQAVHGPSSHHTTGPLVDRREDDIALLLLSRESAGCGLEAGGRLAPRPGRRTVFSVAQAEPERIAAARRQIRDVLHDWRDPEQVDSAALLVSEIVTNVLTHTDGDALLVAEVAGEHGARRLRVEVADGSDELPHRRRPGELASSGRGLVLLELLAGAWGVDPRGDGKSTWFELYEDAGAVGESPGATSSGPEESVPEPAA from the coding sequence ATGCGCACCGAGGACCTCCTGGCCGCCGTCGCGACCGGCCTGTGGCTCTGGGACAACGCAACCGGCCGGGTGACCCTCGACGCCGAGGCGGCCCGGCTGCTGGGCCTTCCCGCCGAGCCGGCCGTCCTCACCGAGGCCGCGGTGCGCTCCCGTTTTCATCCCGTCGACTTCGCCGAGATCAACGGTGTCGTGCAACTCGCGGTCTCCGAGGGGACGCTCGCCGAGGCCCGGCTGCGCATCGTGGACGAGCGCGGGCAAGTGCTGCGCACCGTACGCACCCGCTCCCGGCCCCGGATCGTCGACGGCGACTTCGAGCTGGTCGGCACACTCCAGGAGGTGGCCGAGCCCCAGCCGGGCACCTCGGCGGCGCGGGCCCCGGTCACCGGCGACTGGCGGCGCTCGCGCGAGGCGTTCCTGCTGGACGCGGGCCGGGCGCTGGCCGAGGCGCGGTCCACGGCCGAGGTACTGCGGGTCGCGGCCGGGCTCTCCATGCCGGGCTTCATGCCGGACGGGCTGGCGGTCTTCGGCATCCAGGGCGACCGGCTCACGGTGATCGGCCACCACGGCCACCTCCCGGACGACGGGCTGCCGTACTCCGAGATGCTGCTGGAGACCGACTACCCGGCCGCCGAGGTCGTGCGCACCGGACGGGCCATCTACCTGCCCACCCGCGAGGACTACCAGCGCCGCTACCCGGCCACCTGGCCCCTGGCCGCCTGCTTCGAGCGCACGTCCTGGGCGTATCTGCCGCTGGTGAACGCGGGCCGGACGATCGGCGCCTGGATGGCCGGCTTCGCCGAACCGGTCGCCTTCACCCCGGACGAGCGCTCGGTGCTGACCACCGTCGCCCGGATGCTGGCCCAGGCACTGGCCCGGGCCGGCGTGCAGGAGTCACAGCACGAGCTGGCCGTGGGACTCCAGCGGAGCATGATGCCGACGGTGCAGCCGGACATCCCCGGGATGGCGGTCGCCGCCCGCTATGTGCCGACCGGCGGCGGGCTGGAGGTCGGCGGGGACTGGTACGACATGATCCCGCTGCCGTCCGGACGGATCGCGCTGGTCATCGGGGACGTCCAGGGCCATGACGTACGGGCCGCGGGCCTGATGGGACAGCTGCGGATCGCGCTGCGCGCCTACGCCTCCGAGGGCCACCACCCCGACGCGGTGCTCTCCCGCGCCTCCCGCTTCCTGGCCGGCATCAACGAGACCGAGTTCCACGGCAACGGCGAGGACCAGCGCTTCGCGACGTGTCTGTACATCGAGGTGGATCCGGCCACCGGGCTGCTGGACGTGGCGCGGGCCGGCCATCCCGACCCGGCGATCCGGATGGCCGACGGCGCGGTGATCGTCCGGCCCACATCGGGCGGGCTGCCGCTGGGCATCGACCCGGACAGCGACTACCCCACCACCCGAATCGTGCTGGAGCCCGGCGAGACGATGCTGGTGTGCACCGACGGGCTGATCGAGACCGGCGGACACGACCTGGAGACCGGCTGGGGACGGCTGCGCGAGGTCTTCGAGACGCACGGCACGGGCACGGCGGAAGCGGAAGGGGCCGGGGAAAGCCTGGAGCGGCTGGCCGACGCCCTGGTCCAGGCGGTGCACGGCCCGTCGTCGCACCACACCACCGGCCCGCTGGTGGATCGCCGCGAGGACGACATCGCACTGCTGCTGCTCTCCCGCGAGAGCGCCGGCTGTGGTCTGGAAGCCGGGGGCCGGCTGGCACCGCGGCCCGGGCGGCGCACCGTGTTCTCCGTCGCCCAGGCGGAGCCCGAGCGGATCGCCGCGGCCCGCCGCCAGATCCGCGATGTGCTGCACGACTGGCGCGACCCGGAGCAGGTGGATTCCGCGGCGCTGCTGGTCTCCGAGATCGTCACCAATGTGCTGACGCACACCGACGGGGACGCACTGCTGGTGGCGGAGGTCGCCGGTGAGCACGGTGCCCGGCGCCTCCGGGTCGAGGTCGCCGACGGCAGCGACGAACTGCCGCACCGCCGCCGGCCCGGTGAACTGGCGTCCTCGGGTCGTGGGCTGGTGCTGCTGGAGCTGCTGGCCGGGGCGTGGGGCGTGGATCCGCGCGGGGACGGCAAGTCGACGTGGTTCGAGCTCTACGAGGACGCCGGGGCGGTGGGGGAGTCCCCCGGCGCGACGTCATCGGGCCCCGAGGAGTCCGTGCCCGAGCCCGCCGCGTAA
- a CDS encoding VWA domain-containing protein, with protein MGIRSLLRNAFGRSKAARKSADKPESATIPEAREEAAPAPATAAPEAEVPAARTAPVEPVEPTPAPATASVPAQGGPVERAPEPVAKEEAPARVETPVRDEPAPAPEATAPTTDTDVARPADTEESASAKAADEGTQTSKGQGTGAHEDTHKEEKEDEKDETASEPAAEAQAPATSEPTDPASAADLVSQAFDNPAPNTAEATAPEPTTDAQPEKAESSETAEAPEKTNAAEAAESAGAPEETPAADDEAKPEPTSGPKPEPAPVAEATETAETTETPAPRAANPVAAAAPALLPLYNAARATLEKHQLTDQRATVYLVLDRSGSMRNYYKDGTVQHLAEQALALSAHFDEEATVPVVFFSTDVDGTTDLDLTNHEGRIEELHSGLGHMGRTNYHWAIEAVVKHYKASGSTRPAFVIFQTDGAPTSKPAAERALCEAADLPIFWQFIGFGDPDAKGFDFLRKLDDLTVPEKRAVDNAGFFHAGRDPRGLSHDELYQQLMVEFPEWLAEARAAKVLKDS; from the coding sequence ATGGGCATTCGGAGTCTGCTGCGCAACGCTTTCGGTCGCTCCAAGGCGGCCCGGAAGAGCGCCGACAAGCCGGAATCGGCAACCATCCCGGAGGCTCGCGAGGAAGCCGCCCCGGCACCGGCCACCGCGGCCCCCGAAGCCGAGGTCCCTGCCGCCCGTACTGCGCCCGTCGAGCCCGTCGAGCCGACACCCGCGCCGGCCACGGCCTCGGTACCCGCGCAGGGCGGCCCGGTTGAGCGCGCGCCGGAGCCCGTGGCGAAGGAGGAGGCGCCCGCACGGGTCGAGACCCCGGTACGGGATGAGCCCGCGCCCGCCCCCGAGGCGACGGCCCCGACGACCGACACCGACGTGGCCCGTCCCGCGGACACCGAGGAGAGCGCCAGCGCGAAGGCCGCCGACGAGGGCACACAGACCTCGAAGGGCCAGGGCACGGGAGCCCACGAGGACACCCACAAGGAAGAGAAAGAGGACGAGAAGGACGAGACCGCGTCGGAGCCCGCCGCGGAGGCCCAGGCCCCGGCCACCTCCGAACCGACCGACCCCGCCAGCGCCGCCGACCTGGTCAGCCAGGCGTTCGACAACCCGGCACCGAACACGGCAGAGGCCACTGCCCCCGAGCCGACGACGGACGCCCAGCCGGAGAAGGCGGAGTCGTCCGAGACCGCCGAGGCGCCGGAGAAGACCAACGCAGCCGAGGCGGCCGAGAGCGCGGGCGCCCCGGAGGAAACGCCGGCAGCCGACGACGAGGCGAAGCCCGAACCGACTTCCGGGCCAAAGCCCGAGCCGGCTCCAGTCGCCGAGGCCACGGAGACCGCCGAAACGACCGAGACTCCCGCTCCCCGCGCGGCCAACCCGGTCGCAGCCGCCGCCCCGGCCCTCCTCCCCCTCTACAACGCCGCACGGGCCACGCTGGAGAAGCACCAACTCACCGACCAGCGCGCCACCGTCTACCTCGTTCTCGACCGCTCCGGCTCGATGCGCAACTACTACAAGGACGGCACGGTCCAGCACCTCGCCGAGCAGGCCCTGGCCCTCTCCGCGCACTTCGACGAAGAGGCCACCGTCCCGGTCGTCTTCTTCTCCACCGACGTGGACGGCACCACCGACCTGGACCTCACCAACCACGAGGGCCGCATCGAGGAGCTGCACTCCGGCCTCGGCCACATGGGCCGCACCAACTACCACTGGGCCATCGAGGCCGTCGTCAAGCACTACAAGGCATCGGGCTCCACCCGCCCCGCCTTCGTCATCTTCCAGACCGACGGCGCGCCGACATCCAAGCCGGCCGCCGAGCGGGCCCTGTGCGAAGCGGCCGACCTGCCGATCTTCTGGCAGTTCATCGGCTTCGGCGACCCCGACGCCAAGGGCTTCGACTTCCTTCGCAAGCTCGACGACCTGACCGTCCCGGAGAAGCGCGCGGTCGACAACGCCGGCTTCTTCCACGCCGGTCGCGACCCCCGCGGCCTCTCCCACGACGAGCTCTACCAGCAGCTGATGGTGGAGTTCCCCGAGTGGCTCGCCGAGGCCCGCGCCGCCAAGGTCCTCAAGGACAGCTGA
- the aspS gene encoding aspartate--tRNA ligase has product MHRYRSHNCGELRAADVDTDVRLSGWLHNRRDLGGILFIDLRDHYGLVQLVARPGTPANEVLGSLTKETVVRIDGKVSARGADNVNPDLPTGEIEIEVTEVEVLGAAEQIPFTINAEDGVNEEKRLEYRFLDLRRERMHRNIMLRTAVISAIRHKMVALGFNEMATPILSATSPEGARDFLVPSRLHAGKFYALPQAPQQFKQLLMIAGFDRYFQIAPCFRDEDARADRSPGEFYQLDIEMSFVEQEDVFRPVEKLMTELFTEFGDCRTVTSPFPRIPFREAMLKYGSDKPDLRAELELVDVSDVFAQSGFKAFAGKHVRALAVPDTADQPRKFFDQLGEFAVAQGAKGLAWVRVGEENALAGPIAKFLTDDDIKALVAALDLKPGHAVFFGAGDFDEVSKIMGAVRVEAAKRAGHFVENEFRFCWIVDFPMFERDADTGKIEFSHNPFSMPQGGLEALETKDPLDILAWQYDIVCNGTELSSGAIRNHEPDVMYKAFAIAGYDKETVEAEFGGMLRAFKFGAPPHGGIAPGVDRIVMLLADEPNIRETIAFPLNGNAQDLLMGAPSEVDEARLKELHLSIRTGPAKPTPYKPTK; this is encoded by the coding sequence ATGCATCGGTACCGGTCCCATAACTGCGGCGAGCTCCGAGCCGCGGACGTCGACACCGACGTCCGTCTCAGCGGCTGGCTGCACAATCGACGTGACCTGGGCGGCATCCTCTTCATCGATCTGCGCGACCACTACGGCCTCGTGCAGCTCGTCGCCCGTCCCGGCACACCGGCCAACGAGGTCCTCGGCTCGCTGACCAAGGAGACCGTCGTCCGCATCGACGGCAAGGTCAGCGCCCGCGGCGCGGACAACGTCAACCCCGACCTGCCGACCGGCGAGATCGAGATCGAGGTCACCGAGGTCGAGGTGCTCGGGGCCGCCGAGCAGATCCCGTTCACGATCAACGCCGAGGACGGTGTCAACGAGGAGAAGCGCCTCGAATACCGCTTCCTCGACCTGCGCCGCGAGCGCATGCACCGCAACATCATGCTGCGCACGGCCGTGATCTCCGCGATCCGGCACAAGATGGTGGCCCTCGGCTTCAACGAGATGGCGACCCCGATCCTGTCCGCGACCTCCCCCGAGGGCGCCCGCGACTTCCTGGTCCCCTCCCGTCTGCACGCCGGCAAGTTCTACGCGCTGCCGCAGGCTCCGCAGCAGTTCAAGCAGCTGCTGATGATCGCCGGCTTCGACCGCTACTTCCAGATCGCGCCCTGCTTCCGTGACGAGGACGCCCGCGCGGACCGCTCGCCGGGCGAGTTCTACCAGCTCGACATCGAGATGAGCTTCGTCGAGCAGGAGGACGTCTTCCGGCCCGTCGAGAAGCTGATGACCGAGCTCTTCACCGAGTTCGGCGACTGCCGCACGGTCACCTCCCCCTTCCCGCGCATCCCGTTCCGCGAGGCGATGCTCAAGTACGGCTCCGACAAGCCGGACCTGCGCGCCGAGCTGGAACTGGTCGACGTCTCCGACGTCTTCGCACAGTCCGGCTTCAAGGCGTTCGCCGGCAAGCACGTCCGCGCGCTGGCCGTGCCGGACACCGCCGACCAGCCGCGGAAGTTCTTCGACCAGCTGGGCGAGTTCGCTGTCGCCCAGGGCGCCAAGGGCCTGGCCTGGGTCCGCGTCGGCGAGGAGAACGCGCTCGCCGGCCCGATCGCCAAGTTCCTCACCGACGACGACATCAAGGCGCTGGTTGCGGCCCTCGACCTCAAGCCCGGCCACGCCGTCTTCTTCGGCGCCGGCGACTTCGACGAGGTCTCCAAGATCATGGGCGCGGTGCGCGTCGAGGCCGCCAAGCGGGCCGGCCACTTCGTCGAGAACGAGTTCCGCTTCTGCTGGATCGTCGACTTCCCGATGTTCGAGCGCGACGCGGACACCGGCAAGATCGAGTTCTCCCACAACCCGTTCTCCATGCCGCAGGGCGGCCTGGAAGCGCTGGAGACCAAGGACCCGCTGGACATCCTCGCCTGGCAGTACGACATCGTCTGCAACGGCACCGAGCTGTCCTCCGGCGCGATCCGGAACCACGAGCCGGACGTCATGTACAAGGCGTTCGCGATCGCCGGTTACGACAAGGAGACCGTCGAGGCCGAGTTCGGCGGCATGCTTCGCGCCTTCAAGTTCGGCGCCCCGCCGCACGGTGGTATCGCCCCGGGCGTCGACCGGATCGTGATGCTGCTGGCCGACGAGCCCAACATCCGCGAGACCATCGCCTTCCCGCTCAACGGCAACGCCCAGGACCTGCTGATGGGCGCCCCGTCCGAGGTCGACGAGGCCCGCCTGAAGGAGCTGCACCTGAGCATCCGCACGGGTCCGGCGAAGCCGACGCCGTACAAGCCGACCAAGTAG